The DNA region CCAGGAACTCGATGTCGTCGAGGAGCTCCATACGGACTTCCACGGTGGCGTCCTGCCAGCTGTGCCGGGCCAGCTCCAAAAGGGCCAGTTCGCACTGGTAGAGGTACCCAGTCATCTGCCCTGCCGCCGAATGCGACCCTGCTTGCGCCACGTTCCCCACTACTGATCGAGCCTGCCTGAGCAGCGCAAGTCCTACCACCGTGCCCGGTCAACCGGCTGGCGGAGAACACGACTTCGGGAAGTTGACCTACCTCGCGAGATCGAGCTCGCCACTCCCCCTGCGGGACAAAATAGCACCCACCGCGCATGCCTCTGCAATCTTCCGTAGATCCACGCGCAGTCATCCCCGGGCAGGCCCTTTGTCCGGCCCTCCACTCCTCTCTGCAACCGCATCGTCCAGTGGGCCGCCCGCCATCCCGGCCAGAGCCCTGCCTGATCGGCAGCATCGAGGATGCTGTACCGCATCCGTGTAGGCGCGCTCCAGTTGAGCCCCACATCAACACCGTCATCGCCCAGCCCGGCCTGTCTGCATCCGTATGCGGCAGCGAGCAGCGGCATCTCCTCGCAGACACGCACATATACCAGGGCCCTGACCAAGGGAGTCTTCACCGTGTACTGCAGCCCGTAGCGACAGCCGAGGCCCGTTTCGGGCCGGGGCAAAGGCAGCGAAGGAGACGCGTCGCCCATGCTCTATGCGGGCCACGGCAGCGGCAGCACGCGGCAGCGCTCTCCTGACGCAGTCTCAGTGTCAGTGGCCCCTGACAGACTTCAGTGGTCCTCAGCTGTACACGTCAACGACAGGGCTTTTTTCGTGGGTCAGACCTTCACCGTGCATCTGAAAATTGCGGACTGCCCAATCCGAGGCGTCTCGCTGAATTGGAGGTTGTTCCAAGGAAGTGAAGTACGCCGGGAGGCGCCCAGTTATGGCACAGATATTGAGATCCCTGCTGTCATCGAGATCTTGGATCTGATCGAATCTGGTGCTGCCACTGCCCAGGAGGCTCGTGCCGTTCTCAACACAGTAGCGACGAAGATCATCGAGGAGAAGGCGCGCGAGTACGAGGATCTGGAGGACCGCATGAAGAGCGTGGAGGCTGTGATGAGCGTGCGTCGTCGCATTCCCAAGCAACCTGCACTTGATAGCCGTTGGGTGTACGTCGTGTCGTCGGAGGACAACCCGAAGGCCGTGAAGATCGGCGTGGCCACGGAGATCGAGGGCCGGATGAAGTCGCTGCAGGCGGGATCCGCATCTCCCCTTGTCCTGCGTTGGAGTGCCCGTGGGGGATTTCTTCTGGAACGCCACCTGCATGACAGGTTCGACCAGAGGCGGATCAATGGTGAGTGGTTTGACTTTCGCCGTGTCGCGGACCCCGTAGAGGTGATTGTCGAAGCGGCGGATGAATTCCTGCGACAGTTCGGCGAGTTCAACCCTGACCACGAATAGTGCACTGGCAGTTGCAGCGCTGTGACCTGGTCGCCCACGAGTCGCTGTTCCTCATGGTGACGCGTCGGTCCGGGCCTGGCAAGCCAGGGCTTCGGCGTAGTCGCCGGGTATCCGGTTCATGACGGTCCGCCAAGGAGAGCGGAACAGGCACGGCTTCCAAGATCATGGAGTTCTCGACGCCCCGTGACCTGCCTGGAAGACCGTGCCTGCCGAAGCATCATCGCTGATCCCGCCTGCCCTTGACCAACTCCGCGAGCATCCAGAGGCCGAGCCGGAAGAAGTGCCCGGACTACTGGGCCGCCTCGCCCAGGTGCCCGATCCGCGTGATCCCCGTGGAGTGCGCCACGCTCTGGTGGGCGTCCTTGCCCTGGCCGCGTGCGCGGTGCTGGCGGGGGCAACGTCGCTGCTGGCGGTCGGCGAATGGATCACCGACGCTCCACCCCACGTACTGGAACACGTCGGCGTGCGACTCGACCCTCTGTTCCCCAAACGGTCCTTGCCTGCGGAAACGACGGTCCGACGACTGCTGGCCCGGATCGACGGCGACGCACTGGACCTCGCAGTCGGCCGCTGGCTCGCCGACCGCCAAAACCGAACCCAGGGCCGGCTGCGCGGCCTGGCGGTCGACGGCAAGAGCCTTCGCGGAGCGGCCAAAGCGAAGGGCCGCAAGATCCACCTGCTCGCAGCCCTGGAGCACACCACCGGCCTGGTCCTGGCCCAGCTGGACGTCGGCGAGAAGACGAACGAGATCACCTGCTTCAAGCCGCTGCTGGAGACCATGGCCGACCTGGCCGGGGTGGTCGTCACCAGCGACGCCATGCACGCCCAACGCGAGCATGCCGACTAGCTTCTCGGCCGTGAAGCCCACTACATCGTGATCGTCAAGCGCAACCAGAAGAAGCTCCGCAAGCAGCTCAGATCCCTTCCGTGGGCAGAGATCCCGCTGCAGGGCCGCGTGCGGGGCATCGGCCACGGACGCTCGGAGATCCGACGGACCAAGGTGGTCACGGTCAACAGCCTGCTCTTCCCCGGAGCCCGGCAGGCCGTGCAGATCAAGCGCCGTCGCACCGACCGCAAGACCGGCAGGACCACCATCAAGACCGTTTACGCCGTCACCAGCCTCACCGCCGAGCAAGCCAACCCCGCCCAGCTGGCGACCCTGATCCGTGATCACTGGCAGATCGAGGCCCTGCACCACGTCAGAGACACCACGTTCGCCGAAGACGCCTCACAGCTGCGAACCGGCAACGCGCCCCGGGCGATGGCCACTTGGCGCAACCTCGCCATCGGCGCCCTGCGGCTCGCCGGCGCGACCAACATCGCCGCAGCTCTGCGACACAACGCCCGCAACCCGGACCGCCCGCTCGCCCTGCTCGGCCTCAAGTGATCACGAAACGGACGCCCGCCGACTACGCCGAAGCCCTGCATAACAACCAGCTGGCGGAGGCGGCCATGTTAAAGATCTGGGCCGGGGTCGACGTTGGCAAGGAGCACTCACAGCGTATCCATGTCGAGCCGGCGCCGCGTGCCTGAAGAAATGGCCAGCTTTCGCCCGCCACCTTGGCCATCGCAAACACATGAGTGACATCGTCCAAGTGATCGCAGGACTCCACTCACACGGGCAAACCACCACTCTCTCCCACGGCCCTTGAGCGTGAACACCATCGCACCGCAACTTTCGGCATGCCACGGCGAATCACACTGTGCGGGGCACTACAGAGGGGAATTAGCTATTCCACCCATAAGCTGGGCATTCTTCCCGATTTGATCATTGGCGAGATTTCGTCGAGGCTTAATATATGCCTAGCATTTGGTTGTGAGTTCGATTAAGTTCTTGGGCGACCTTCATTTCGTGCAACGAACGGGTGGGAATGAGCATCTCCATAGGAAAGCGTGCCGCAAAGCTGCTGACGACTGCCGGCGTCACCATCGGCCTAGTCCTGACCGTGGGCGCAGGAACTGCCGCTGCTGGTCCGTCGAACGTCGATTTCTCTGTCAGTGCACAGCAGAGTGACGGGTCGCGCTCAGCGGTTATCTACCACAATGGCAGAGCGGTCGGATCGGCGTACTGGAGGGCGACCGGGGACGAGCTCGAGGCAGTCGATGTTTACGGCGACGGCTACGGCATCAGTGCCTACTTGAGCACGAGTCCCGTTCGCGTAGCGGACACACTGGGGCACAGCGCTCCGTACACGAAGACCGTGGGCGGAAACCTGACTGAGAACAGGCCCTATACGTTCTGGGTCTGCATCGGCAACAACAGTTCCGGGCTGACTTGCTCTAACACGTATAGCGTCACGTCGTAGCCATGAATCCTGCACATTCGCGCTGATGTAAAATCCGCCTTTCATCGTGGTGAGCGCCCCGATTGCATCGGGGCGCTCACCACGAAAAGTTGCTGCATCCTTCCATCAGGAATTCCCGTTGAAACAGCGCAGAGACGCTGGCGGAGAAAACTGTCTCCTTGATGTCGCCTCTCGACAGCCGTGAGAGCGGCAGGCAGCGTGAGTTCGTGGCGTCGTCCGTTTACGCCGTAGGCCAGAGAACGTTGACGCGACGGCAGGCCGGAGCAAGCACGGCCTGGGTGTGGCGCCTGGTCTCGGCGTTTTTGTCGTTGTAGAGCCGGCGCGATTCTCCTCGCAGTGCCGGATCCTGAAGCAGTGCAGAGCTGCAGGGAGCTCTCCACGGGCGACGGTTGTACTGCTGAGGACGCCGAGGGTTGCCGCTGATCGTCCCGGAGTCACGAGGCACTGGTGCGAAACCGGCGACGGTGGCGCCGGAGATCGCCATGCCGCCGCCGACGGCGGCCACAGACTCCGTGCCGAGGATGATCTCCAGGCCCGGCATGCTGGTAATCACTTCAACGGCCGGTGGTCGCGAACCCGGACGCCGATGGCTTTATCAAGCTCGGCAGCCTCCTGTTTGAGGGCCAGCAGCTCCTACGCCAGGGTGTGCACCAGCCGGGCGGCCCGTTGCTCCTCCGACAGGCCGGTGTGTTGATGTTCGACGGCATGGACAATCATCTCGGCCAACCGGTCGGCGCGGACGACGTAGCGGTGCGCAACCAGGTCACCAGCCGGCCGCTGTCGATCTGGCGCAGCGCGACGGGGGCTGACAGACGATCAGCAAAGCGAGCGGGCCTGTACTGGTCAGATCCAACGCCCGCTCCGGACCGGGGATGACATCGGTGAGCTGCGTGTTTTGAGGCGATTGACCATACCGGTGCGGTCGGCGACCAAGTCCATACGTCGACCTGCGAGGATCTTGAGGTCAGTGATGTTCGCAGCCTTTGAGATGTCGTCGTGATCAGTGACGCGGAGGCGACTGGGTCCGCCTGGTCATGGATCTACCCGGTCGCGCGCGATCGCCACCGAGCAGTGGATGCCGAAGGCCAACTGCGCATGCGGGCACGTCAGCCCGCGCTGTGCACGGCCGACCTGCACGGAACCATGCAAACACGCTGCTCTGGCCCGGGCGCCGCCTTGCTGGAGTCTTTCGGCCGCCAGGGGATCGGCCCGCTGTCTATGCCCCGCGCCCACAGGGAAAGCGCTGTCGCTCAGATCCCCACGGTGAAGCCATTTGACCAGCCCTGCATCGAC from Streptomyces sp. NBC_00258 includes:
- a CDS encoding GIY-YIG nuclease family protein translates to MGQTFTVHLKIADCPIRGVSLNWRLFQGSEVRREAPSYGTDIEIPAVIEILDLIESGAATAQEARAVLNTVATKIIEEKAREYEDLEDRMKSVEAVMSVRRRIPKQPALDSRWVYVVSSEDNPKAVKIGVATEIEGRMKSLQAGSASPLVLRWSARGGFLLERHLHDRFDQRRINGEWFDFRRVADPVEVIVEAADEFLRQFGEFNPDHE